TCACGAAAAAAGAGGACACGACGTTCCAGATTTCCAATGCACTAACAGAGCCTCCTCATAGCAGAACCTCTCTGGAGTTGCCACGTAACTAAAAAAGAGCCCCACCACGCTACCACCCCGCTCCACCTCTCCCACGTCCTGTCAAGGAGAGCAGAGGAGAGCAGAGGAGAAAACACAACTGCTTCGTACCCCAAAAAACCCCATTGCATCTTCTTCTCCACACTTCCTTTCACCAACCTCTTCTCTCCAGAACAAACACGAGAGAGCAGAGGAGAGTCATGGCGGATGCACCTCTTTACAAGCAGCGCCGCAGGTACACCAGGGAGCTCCACGACGTCGACCTCCACGGCAACCACAAGCTCCACGGTGTTTGCACAAGCAAGGGTGAAGACGTGGACAAGATGCTGTCCACGCTCAGGAGGAAGCTCGGTGGAATGCCCGTCAAACTAGTCGGCGTTGATGTCGAGTACACGCACTACGTCAAGCCACAGCGGGCAGCAGTGCTACAGCTATGCGTAGAAAAAGAATGCCTTGTCTACCACATCTCTGCAGCTAAAGACAGGTCAGAATAACTATCAATCTGTACTATTGATTGTCAATATTGATTCTAAATTTTCTTCACTGCAATCGCTAATATTTAAACTTTGGTTTTCATTTTTGAAAAGCATGGCATATGAATTCATTGACAGTTTTCATCTGGCTCCATGTATGTCACTCATGTGCTCAATTCTTGAATTATATGATCTAGCAATACACgcagttttattttgttttaccaAATACAAACTATTTGACTGAACAATAGAAAACTTCAACATTACTATACAAAACATGTATGAAATTCAGTTCAAGAATACAATCATGCACAAAACGTGCATTGTTTATGCAAAACATTATCAGATTTACTAGTTATGCTGAACAAAGTATTACCAACTACTCAATGCAACAGATTCAGATATTCATATTGCAGTTCAGTTTCAGACAAAACAAAAAACATTGGTACTTCTAAGAAAATAAACTATATTCACTCTATACGAACATCTTGTAGGCCAATGgaactagacaaattcctcatgaATGGTGAGTACACCTTCGTCGAATTCGCCATTGAAGGAGACAAAAGCAAGCTGAAGCTATCTGGTTTGGAGATCAACTCCGACAACTACATTGATATTCAGCTGGAATGGAGAGACCCATACAATAAAAAGAAGTTTGACTCTTTGGCTGATGTTGCCGGCACGATGATAGACATTCACTATCATgacatgaagaaaaaaattaacCACAAGGTGGACCATACTCTGTGGGGATTTTGCCCACTGCCAGAAAAGCTTATCAAGTATGCAGCAATAGATGCATTCGCAACATATGAGTCATGGAGAATCATCTACGATGTCATCATGGGACTGGACAGGGCAAaaagagacaaagaagcaaagtagaagaagaacaaggctgtaATCAAATACAGCAACTAGAAATAATTCAGGGCTAAGTTTTTGTTTCACTTTACTTTAGTCGTTGTGTTGttctttgtttcatgtatgcaAGCTTTTGATTATGTCCATTGCTTCATATCGAACATTTCTTTTGTAAAAACAATGTCGTTTTAGAATTATCATTAAATTTTATTTCTGTTGTTTGCTTATGTGTCACAGTTTGCTTCTGATCAATTGCTTTCGCTGAAATTAGTTTGTGTTAGAACAAGTATCCAGAAAACTTTGAAAATTTTAAGGTGTGATACCAAAACGTGAATACAGTTCACAACAAATATAACGCAGTTCACAAAGTGTATACATGAAGTGCAGTACATGCACAAATGCAGAACAAAGGAGCTGCAGCAACTTTCGTTCAGTGCACAACATACAGACTTGGTACGCGCAGTGCAGTACTCAACGTTGGTGCAAGCAGTACAAATGACATCATTTGTACTACCACGAAATATATATACTCCAAAAGAAAATAATGCTTCAGATAAGGATAAAAAATTGACCACCCAGCTACAACAAGGCCCCAGCCAGTCCCGTAATAGGTCTCTAAAAAATGTGTGCAGTTCTCCAAAGTCTTACAAGGAAGTTCACTATATGCGCGCATGAAGTGCGGTACATGCTCAAAATGAACCACAACAGAAGCACTTTCGCGCAGTGCACAACACAGAATTAGTGCACCTGATGCAGTACTTAAATGTAAGTCATGCAGTCCGCAGCGTTGCCATAACCAGTCACAACTTTGGCACAAAGAACGATGCACGCAGTGCAAAATGTGTACACGTGCAGCACAGGACTATGCCGAATGCAGTGCACATAGAAGCAACAAAGCAGTGCACACGCG
This sequence is a window from Aegilops tauschii subsp. strangulata cultivar AL8/78 chromosome 7, Aet v6.0, whole genome shotgun sequence. Protein-coding genes within it:
- the LOC109740281 gene encoding 3'-5' exonuclease-like, with product MADAPLYKQRRRYTRELHDVDLHGNHKLHGVCTSKGEDVDKMLSTLRRKLGGMPVKLVGVDVEYTHYVKPQRAAVLQLCVEKECLVYHISAAKDRPMELDKFLMNGEYTFVEFAIEGDKSKLKLSGLEINSDNYIDIQLEWRDPYNKKKFDSLADVAGTMIDIHYHDMKKKINHKVDHTLWGFCPLPEKLIKYAAIDAFATYESWRIIYDVIMGLDRAKRDKEAK